In a genomic window of Shouchella clausii:
- a CDS encoding UDP-N-acetylmuramoyl-L-alanyl-D-glutamate--2,6-diaminopimelate ligase — MLLRHLLDILEYEELYGSDAVDITGITNNSKTVKPGDLFIAIAGYSIDGHKFIDQAIAAGAKAVIGEKEIGKQSVPYIKVTDSRKALALAAKRFYKNEQNKAIMIGITGTNGKTTTSYMLKHILETCGHTCSLFGSVQNIVNGQVLPATTNTTMDALELQKQLAASNDQVVIMEVTSHALMQHRVYGIEFDYGLFTNLSQDHLDYHGSMEAYFGAKLRLFEQLAPAGKAVIQAQGEWGEAFLASLKQRDVPYIYTLGGAEATLQLSNVRIERPMQATLAEDHKAYDLKVPLLGEHNVYNAAIAFLTVRLLGLNARKILAALEKFPGVPGRFELIHHPKGANIVIDYAHTEDAFYHCLKTAEELSARRIIHVFGFRGNRDTSKRQAMVNVSKRFSDFIILTMDDLNGESFERMRKKLENYQLGENGVVIPDRTSAIAHAWELAENGDWVFITGKGHEAYRQSYHLPTQSDKDTVQHLWQRTIASKMLVD, encoded by the coding sequence ATGTTATTAAGACATTTGTTGGATATATTGGAGTACGAGGAACTTTACGGCAGCGATGCTGTTGACATAACCGGCATAACGAACAACTCAAAAACGGTGAAGCCAGGTGATTTGTTTATCGCCATTGCTGGCTATTCGATCGATGGTCACAAGTTCATCGACCAGGCGATTGCCGCTGGAGCTAAAGCAGTCATCGGCGAGAAGGAAATCGGAAAACAGTCTGTTCCTTATATAAAGGTGACAGATAGCAGAAAGGCGCTTGCGTTAGCAGCAAAGCGGTTCTATAAAAATGAACAGAACAAAGCGATAATGATTGGCATAACAGGAACAAATGGAAAAACAACAACTTCCTATATGTTGAAACACATTTTAGAAACATGTGGACATACATGCTCTCTGTTTGGTTCTGTCCAAAACATCGTAAACGGACAGGTTTTACCGGCAACTACAAACACGACTATGGATGCTCTGGAGTTACAAAAGCAATTGGCAGCGAGCAACGACCAAGTGGTTATAATGGAAGTCACTTCCCATGCTTTGATGCAGCATAGAGTATATGGAATCGAATTTGATTATGGGTTGTTCACTAATTTAAGCCAAGACCATTTGGATTATCATGGATCGATGGAAGCTTATTTTGGGGCAAAGTTACGGTTATTTGAACAACTTGCGCCAGCTGGCAAAGCAGTCATTCAAGCTCAAGGTGAATGGGGGGAAGCATTTCTAGCATCTTTGAAACAGAGGGATGTGCCTTACATTTATACATTAGGTGGAGCAGAAGCGACGCTACAATTAAGCAATGTCCGGATCGAAAGGCCGATGCAAGCCACGCTTGCTGAAGACCATAAAGCGTATGATTTAAAAGTGCCCCTTCTTGGCGAACATAATGTGTACAACGCCGCAATCGCTTTTTTGACAGTGCGCTTGCTTGGGCTGAATGCAAGAAAAATTTTGGCTGCACTTGAAAAATTCCCAGGGGTTCCTGGACGTTTTGAACTTATACACCATCCAAAAGGCGCCAATATCGTTATTGACTATGCCCACACAGAAGATGCGTTTTATCATTGTTTGAAAACAGCGGAAGAGTTAAGTGCCCGTCGAATCATTCATGTGTTCGGCTTTCGTGGCAACCGCGATACGTCAAAACGGCAGGCGATGGTTAACGTTTCGAAAAGGTTCTCTGACTTCATTATTTTGACTATGGATGACTTAAATGGCGAAAGCTTTGAAAGGATGAGGAAGAAGCTTGAGAACTACCAACTTGGCGAAAATGGGGTTGTTATTCCCGACCGCACAAGCGCCATTGCTCATGCGTGGGAATTAGCGGAAAACGGGGATTGGGTTTTTATTACAGGCAAAGGGCATGAAGCCTATAGGCAATCGTACCACTTGCCAACCCAATCCGATAAAGATACGGTACAACATTTATGGCAAAGAACAATAGCCAGTAAGATGTTGGTTGACTGA
- a CDS encoding SOS response-associated peptidase gives MCGRFTLTASPTDVEEELGLDIPSFPPSHNIAPTEEILAIAAIHTAPKACFFHWGLIPHWSKQKNKGPKPINARAETIADTMPFKHLLPHKRCLIVADGFYEWTSDKTPFHFQNENGRLMTFAGLWDTWQDSDSGEAVSSCTIITTRPNELVAKYHNRMPVILEEGNREAWLDVDITDASLLQSVLRPYDSDKMQARQVSTAINNPTYKGST, from the coding sequence ATGTGTGGACGTTTTACGCTAACTGCCTCACCTACTGACGTCGAAGAGGAGTTAGGACTTGACATTCCGTCGTTTCCACCTAGCCATAACATTGCGCCTACCGAAGAGATTCTTGCGATCGCTGCCATTCATACGGCGCCAAAAGCATGCTTTTTTCATTGGGGCCTTATCCCTCATTGGTCAAAACAGAAGAACAAAGGCCCTAAACCGATTAATGCTAGGGCGGAAACCATTGCTGATACGATGCCTTTTAAACACTTGCTCCCCCATAAACGCTGCCTCATTGTCGCCGATGGCTTTTATGAGTGGACGAGTGATAAAACCCCATTCCACTTTCAAAACGAAAATGGTCGACTCATGACGTTCGCTGGATTATGGGACACTTGGCAAGACAGCGACAGCGGCGAGGCGGTCTCTTCCTGCACGATTATTACCACACGCCCTAATGAGCTAGTGGCAAAATACCACAACCGCATGCCTGTCATTTTAGAAGAAGGCAACCGCGAAGCCTGGCTCGATGTTGACATTACCGACGCCTCTCTACTTCAAAGCGTACTTAGGCCTTACGATAGTGATAAAATGCAGGCTCGCCAAGTGAGTACAGCCATAAACAACCCAACATACAAGGGGTCAACATAA
- a CDS encoding PadR family transcriptional regulator, which produces MLKGVLQGMILQLIEHKEMYGYEITRKLNQLGFTGIVEGTVYTVLVRLEKNKLVDVVKKPSDMGPPRKFYTLNDKGKEELMRFWEKWAFLSERIEQIRNEGEE; this is translated from the coding sequence ATGCTCAAAGGAGTATTGCAAGGAATGATTTTGCAACTGATTGAGCACAAAGAAATGTATGGATACGAAATTACACGTAAGCTAAACCAACTTGGTTTTACTGGCATCGTCGAAGGGACCGTTTACACTGTGCTTGTCCGTTTGGAAAAGAATAAGTTGGTCGATGTGGTGAAAAAACCTTCTGATATGGGTCCGCCGAGAAAATTTTATACGTTGAACGACAAAGGAAAGGAAGAGCTTATGCGCTTTTGGGAAAAATGGGCGTTTTTAAGTGAGCGAATTGAACAAATCAGAAATGAGGGAGAAGAATGA
- a CDS encoding STAS domain-containing protein yields the protein MPLSLYQYFKDRSAELTETWYANLDKSKEGIYGTTDPIKIKQLKAQNHQFHELFIEIFNPANEEVDIYIDKWVTDIASDPAHLDTPLPEIMEEFLNTQSLYLHVLHQYVETHHPEMSIKQYNETIQLIFHSFKKIMIAFSVRNQELSEELLQAQKDMITELSSPVIHLNEQVALLPLIGEIDTHRAKVIFDQTLEQCVNTRVDSLLIDLSGVPVIDTMVANQIFSLIDGLKLIGTKASLSGIRPEIAQTAIQLGIDFTHIRIYSSISAALEKLSFEAKLG from the coding sequence ATGCCTTTGTCTTTATATCAATATTTTAAAGACCGATCTGCAGAGTTGACGGAAACATGGTATGCAAATTTAGACAAGTCGAAAGAGGGGATTTATGGAACAACGGACCCAATAAAAATCAAGCAATTAAAAGCGCAAAACCACCAGTTTCACGAACTGTTTATTGAAATTTTCAATCCAGCAAATGAAGAAGTCGACATCTACATAGATAAGTGGGTTACTGACATCGCCTCGGACCCTGCTCATTTGGATACACCGCTCCCTGAAATTATGGAAGAATTTTTAAATACTCAATCCTTATATTTACACGTCTTGCACCAATATGTGGAAACGCACCATCCTGAGATGAGCATAAAACAGTATAACGAGACAATCCAGTTAATTTTCCACTCGTTCAAAAAAATTATGATTGCGTTTAGTGTCCGTAACCAGGAGTTATCCGAAGAACTACTACAAGCACAGAAAGATATGATTACAGAACTCAGTTCTCCTGTTATCCATTTAAATGAGCAAGTAGCACTGTTGCCGCTTATCGGTGAAATTGACACGCACCGAGCGAAAGTTATTTTTGATCAAACTCTTGAGCAATGCGTCAACACCCGCGTTGATTCACTGCTCATTGATTTGTCTGGCGTGCCGGTGATTGACACGATGGTTGCCAATCAGATTTTCTCCTTAATAGATGGATTAAAACTAATCGGAACAAAAGCTTCACTGTCAGGCATCCGACCAGAAATTGCCCAAACGGCGATTCAACTAGGTATTGACTTTACCCATATCCGCATTTATTCATCAATCTCTGCAGCACTGGAAAAACTAAGTTTTGAAGCAAAGTTAGGCTAA
- a CDS encoding VanW family protein, which translates to MKHFLALMAFASICVLAACGSGEERVAASVSTHETVVLEKTIPDLSVTVFLDEEEFDKLPVEMVNEDDLRKWARDLARGKDGFDQPMIPAKWNGQELVGGQDQVTLDEQKLVEDILSLSVWEREVTLPINRQTVSARAEDINNIENKTIGHGRTSYNKSVSGRVENIRLSTESVDYVVLGSGDTFTFNGIVGERTKERGYQVASVIMDGDFTDGLGGGICQTSTTLYNAVLDAGLTVLERHPHSLPVGYVEEGMDAMVSWGSADLRFRNDFDHPVVIRGGVDKEKGEVWFDIRK; encoded by the coding sequence ATGAAACACTTTCTGGCACTTATGGCGTTTGCCTCTATTTGTGTGCTCGCCGCTTGCGGCAGTGGTGAAGAACGTGTGGCCGCTTCCGTTTCCACGCATGAGACCGTTGTTCTGGAAAAAACAATTCCTGACCTTTCCGTAACGGTTTTTTTAGACGAGGAAGAATTTGATAAACTTCCAGTGGAGATGGTCAACGAGGATGACCTCCGAAAATGGGCAAGAGACTTGGCTAGAGGTAAAGACGGCTTTGACCAACCGATGATACCGGCTAAATGGAATGGCCAAGAACTAGTTGGCGGCCAAGACCAAGTAACGCTCGACGAACAGAAGCTCGTTGAAGACATCCTTAGCTTAAGCGTTTGGGAGCGAGAAGTGACGCTGCCTATCAACAGGCAAACAGTTTCTGCCAGAGCGGAAGATATAAACAACATTGAGAATAAAACAATTGGCCACGGCCGAACAAGCTACAATAAGAGCGTTAGCGGACGTGTTGAAAACATTCGCTTGTCGACAGAAAGCGTAGACTATGTCGTTTTAGGAAGCGGTGATACGTTTACATTTAACGGCATTGTAGGCGAACGCACAAAAGAACGGGGCTACCAAGTGGCAAGCGTCATTATGGATGGCGATTTTACAGATGGGCTTGGCGGCGGCATCTGCCAAACATCGACGACTCTTTACAACGCTGTTCTTGATGCAGGTTTAACAGTATTGGAACGCCACCCGCATTCTCTCCCAGTTGGTTATGTAGAAGAGGGCATGGATGCGATGGTAAGCTGGGGCAGTGCAGATTTGCGCTTCCGTAATGACTTTGATCACCCAGTCGTGATCCGCGGAGGCGTCGATAAAGAAAAAGGCGAAGTCTGGTTCGACATTCGCAAATAA
- a CDS encoding S8 family peptidase, with protein sequence MRKFRLIPYKQVDKVSALSEVPMGVEIVEAPAVWKASAKGAGQIIGVIDTGCQVDHPDLAERIIGGVNLTTDYGGDETNFSDNNGHGTHVAGTVAAAETGSGVVGVAPKADLFIIKALSGDGSGEMGWIAKAIRYAVDWRGPKGEQMRIITMSLGGPTDSEELHDAVKYAVSNNVSVVCAAGNEGDGREDTNEFAYPAAYNEVIAVGAVDFDLRLSDFTNTNEEIDIVAPGVGIKSTYLDSGYAELSGTSMAAPHVAGALALIINLAEDAFKRSLSETEIYAQLVRRATPIGFTAQAEGNGFLTLGLVERITGQFTEKGKK encoded by the coding sequence ATGCGTAAATTTCGCTTGATCCCGTATAAGCAGGTTGACAAGGTAAGTGCTTTATCTGAAGTACCAATGGGGGTCGAAATCGTTGAAGCACCTGCTGTCTGGAAAGCTTCAGCTAAAGGCGCCGGCCAGATTATTGGCGTAATCGACACTGGTTGCCAAGTCGATCATCCTGATTTGGCCGAAAGAATTATCGGCGGCGTTAATTTGACAACTGACTATGGCGGAGATGAAACGAATTTTTCAGACAACAATGGGCATGGGACACATGTGGCAGGCACTGTTGCTGCTGCAGAAACAGGGAGTGGCGTCGTTGGAGTTGCTCCGAAAGCGGACTTATTCATTATAAAGGCGCTGAGTGGCGATGGCAGTGGGGAAATGGGCTGGATTGCCAAGGCGATACGCTATGCAGTTGATTGGCGTGGCCCTAAGGGGGAACAGATGCGTATCATTACGATGTCTCTTGGTGGCCCCACTGACAGTGAAGAGCTTCATGATGCAGTCAAATATGCTGTGAGCAACAATGTGTCGGTTGTATGTGCTGCTGGAAACGAAGGGGATGGCCGTGAAGACACGAACGAATTTGCTTATCCCGCTGCGTACAATGAAGTGATTGCTGTAGGTGCTGTTGACTTCGATTTGCGGCTAAGCGATTTTACGAATACGAACGAGGAAATTGACATTGTTGCGCCTGGTGTAGGTATTAAGTCAACGTACCTTGACAGTGGTTATGCCGAGTTGTCAGGCACTTCAATGGCCGCGCCCCACGTAGCCGGAGCTTTGGCGTTAATTATTAATCTAGCAGAAGATGCCTTCAAGCGCAGTTTATCGGAAACCGAAATTTATGCGCAACTTGTCAGACGGGCGACGCCAATTGGTTTTACTGCGCAAGCAGAAGGCAATGGCTTTTTAACATTAGGCTTAGTTGAGCGTATTACTGGCCAGTTTACTGAGAAAGGCAAAAAATAA
- a CDS encoding YqeB family protein, which translates to MQNVTKLGPNRFEQGLVWIIPALVGAAIGWFLPAIVDFLLSIPFLSSQGILLLIDSFSALFVSIAGVAVGVLLGLLLSAAAFHESLVVDVSDTHVTVMKKNKQRKFLKTDISAVFVEHKSLVILGTNGKELYRETIDVKQDKVEQAFWHHHYPWVESDPFANAYRLWTLSDEACGEAANKVLYSRRTALREGESEQAERLREDLRELGIAVKDKGEEQYIRFMQTNNSH; encoded by the coding sequence ATGCAAAACGTTACCAAACTAGGCCCGAACCGTTTTGAGCAGGGGCTTGTGTGGATAATACCGGCTTTAGTAGGAGCAGCAATCGGCTGGTTTCTGCCAGCGATTGTTGATTTTTTGCTAAGTATTCCTTTCCTGTCATCGCAAGGCATTCTGTTGCTCATTGATTCGTTTTCCGCCTTATTTGTTTCTATTGCTGGAGTAGCGGTTGGCGTACTGTTAGGACTGCTTTTGTCGGCGGCAGCTTTTCATGAATCGTTAGTGGTCGATGTTTCCGACACACATGTAACCGTAATGAAGAAAAACAAACAAAGAAAATTTTTAAAAACGGATATTTCTGCAGTGTTTGTTGAACATAAGAGCCTTGTTATTCTCGGCACAAATGGGAAAGAGCTTTATCGCGAAACGATTGATGTCAAACAAGACAAAGTCGAGCAAGCGTTTTGGCACCATCATTATCCATGGGTTGAGAGCGATCCATTTGCCAATGCGTACCGACTCTGGACGCTTAGTGATGAAGCTTGTGGTGAAGCAGCCAACAAGGTTCTCTATTCACGCCGTACGGCCTTGAGAGAAGGGGAAAGCGAACAAGCAGAGCGGTTGCGAGAAGATTTGCGAGAATTAGGTATTGCCGTAAAAGACAAGGGAGAAGAGCAGTATATCCGCTTTATGCAAACAAATAATAGCCATTAG
- a CDS encoding TetR/AcrR family transcriptional regulator — MAESFIAEARREQIIQACIRTLSEIGYNKVSLTKIAKNAKISTGLISYHFADKADLIHHTLMYLVADQLHYISECLAAAKKGATEQLKAFIEASLAYQATHYENNIAMIEIVFNAQTEDGTPFYLLAAKEADGLELLLTEILIAGKNKKEFATDFDPALVATIIQGAIGEIMLKNCDHEQYETYKNELTRMALKMLA, encoded by the coding sequence GTGGCCGAATCGTTTATTGCCGAAGCACGCAGAGAACAGATTATCCAAGCATGCATAAGAACGCTTTCTGAAATAGGCTACAATAAAGTCAGCTTAACAAAGATTGCTAAAAACGCGAAAATTAGCACTGGTTTGATCTCCTATCATTTTGCCGATAAAGCGGACTTAATTCATCATACGCTTATGTATTTAGTCGCCGATCAGCTTCATTATATTAGTGAGTGCCTAGCAGCAGCAAAAAAGGGGGCAACGGAACAATTAAAGGCTTTTATTGAGGCGAGCCTTGCTTATCAGGCAACCCATTACGAAAACAATATTGCCATGATTGAAATTGTTTTCAACGCCCAAACGGAAGACGGCACGCCTTTTTATCTTTTAGCAGCCAAGGAGGCCGATGGGCTCGAGTTGTTATTAACAGAAATTTTAATCGCTGGGAAGAACAAAAAAGAATTTGCCACTGATTTCGATCCAGCCCTTGTTGCGACGATCATTCAAGGAGCGATAGGAGAGATCATGCTGAAAAATTGCGACCATGAGCAATATGAAACGTATAAAAATGAATTGACACGGATGGCTTTGAAGATGCTCGCTTAG